A portion of the Desulfovibrio intestinalis genome contains these proteins:
- a CDS encoding histidinol-phosphatase produces MIRADLHNHTLAAHGRDTVADMYEAARGSQLDWYGLSEHSPLPPGYACPLYTGDLSVTFPAYVEAVLALKQNVPSGSPQVLLGMELDWLPVNMAWMKNILGLYPFDYVIGGLHFVHDVPVGSPRSWAADFTQPQRFARFTAYYEEMARLASSGLVDVVAHPDFIKVCCYDDFQAWLKQPGSLDLIARALAAMRDSDTAMEVSSAGLRKTFNEPYPGPAIMRIAADLGLAISFGSDAHAVSETVSHFEELARYARSYGFKKNRIAVGREKITLDF; encoded by the coding sequence ATGATACGCGCGGATCTGCATAATCACACCCTGGCTGCTCACGGGCGCGACACTGTTGCCGACATGTACGAGGCAGCCAGGGGCAGCCAGCTTGACTGGTACGGCCTTTCAGAGCATTCACCCCTGCCTCCCGGCTATGCCTGCCCGTTGTATACCGGCGATCTCAGCGTTACCTTTCCCGCCTATGTAGAGGCGGTGCTGGCTCTCAAGCAAAACGTGCCTTCCGGCAGCCCTCAGGTGCTGCTCGGCATGGAGCTGGACTGGCTGCCTGTCAATATGGCTTGGATGAAAAACATTCTGGGCCTCTATCCCTTTGACTATGTGATTGGCGGTCTGCATTTTGTGCATGACGTGCCTGTGGGGTCGCCCCGCAGCTGGGCGGCTGATTTTACTCAGCCGCAGCGTTTTGCGCGTTTTACCGCCTATTATGAAGAAATGGCCCGGCTTGCTTCCAGCGGATTGGTGGACGTGGTTGCCCACCCCGATTTCATCAAGGTCTGCTGCTACGACGACTTTCAGGCGTGGCTGAAACAGCCCGGCAGTCTTGATCTCATCGCCAGGGCACTTGCCGCCATGCGCGATTCTGATACGGCAATGGAAGTTTCCTCTGCCGGACTGCGCAAAACCTTCAACGAACCGTACCCCGGCCCTGCCATCATGCGGATCGCCGCTGATCTTGGTTTGGCCATCAGCTTTGGTTCCGATGCCCACGCCGTCAGTGAAACCGTCTCTCATTTCGAAGAACTGGCCCGCTATGCCCGCAGCTACGGTTTTAAGAAAAACCGTATCGCCGTGGGACGCGAGAAAATCACGCTCGATTTTTAA